CCCAGCGTCGGGTCCAGCATTGGCGAGAGCATCGACTGATCCGACCCGAGTGCCTCCGCAGCCCGGGCCGGGGGCAGCCGGCGCAGCTCTTCGCCCAGCGCGACCAGCACCGCGTCCAGCGGAGCCGACCGTTCCAACCGGCCACACGCCGCGGCCAGCACCGCGTCACCCGCGGCCCGCCGACGGGTCACGAAGGCTTGCAGCAGGGTGGTCTTGCCGATTCCCGCTTCGCCGATCACCGTCACCAGCTCGGTGTCCGCAGTGCCGCGGGCTGCCAACTCGTCCAGCCGCGCCAACTCCGCCCGTCGGCCGACCGGCACCGCGCGCTCGCTCCGGCCGGTGGTTGGGGTGGCGGCCTGTTCGCCGCGCAGGATTGCCACGTGCAGTGCGGCGGTCTCCGCGGCCGGCTCCGCACCCAACTCATCGACCAACCGGTCGCGCAGCCGTGCGTACGCAGCCAACGCCTCACCCGGCCGACGGGCCGCCATCTGAGCCCGCATCAGCAGCCGCACGGCATGCTCGTCGAACGGCTCCGCCGCCACGTCCGCGTCCAGGATCGCTACGGCGTCCAGACCGTGCCCGGCCGCGACCAGTGCGCCGGCCGCCGTTTGTCGGGCCCGTCGCACGGTGCGCTGCACCGCGGCCACCTCTGTCTGCGCCCAGTTGCCCGGCAGATCGAGCGTTGTGGGTCGGCCGCGGACCAGCGCCAGCGCGATCCGGGCGGTGGCCACCGCGCCGGCCGGGTTGCCCGCCGCGGCCCGTCTCTCGGTTTCCGCGACCACGGCGTCCAGCTCGTCGAGGTCGAGCCAGTCGTAGGCCAACCGGTAGCTGCCGTCGCCGTGCTGCACCCGGTCGGTGCCGATGCGGCGGCGGATGCGACTTGCCAGCACCGCGACCTGGTCGCTCGGGTTCGTCGGCGGTGTCGTCGGCCACAGCGCTTCGACGATGACGTCGGTTCGCACCCCCACCCCGCGACCCAGGGCGAGCAGGGCAAGTAGCTGGCGGGCCTTGCGGCTGCCGAGATCGGCGAGATCGACGCCGTCGACAGCGAAGGCCCCCAGTAGCCGCACGGTCAGCGTCGCCACGAGCCAGATCCAACCGCCGCCGGCACCCAACGCGCCACTGATCTGCAAGCCGGCTGCAAACCCGTAGGGCCACGCTCGTCGATGTCACCCGAACATTGACCCGAGGAGCACACCATGAGCACCGCCGAGCAGCGCAACTTCTCCACTCCCGACGAGACGCGCGCCTTCGAACGCGGCGCGTTGGACCTGATGAAGATCGCGGGCAGCGAAATCGGTCGACTCACCCTGCAGCCGGGCTGGCGCTGGTCGGACCACGTCAAGCCGCTCGCGGGCACCGAGCTGTGCGAGGCCCCGCACTTCCAGTACCACGTCCAGGGCACGCTGCGGATCCGGATGCACGACGGCAGCGAGTTCGATGCCGTGGCCGGCGACGTCACCGCTTTGCCGCACGGACACGACGCCTGGGTGGTGGGTGAGGAGCCCGTCGTGGTCGTGGATTGGTGGGGCGCGAGCAATTACGCGAAATGAGCGGTAACAGTCCGCCTTCGGCGAACGCCCGGCGCATCCCGATCAGCCGGCGAACGCTGCGGTGATCTTGCGCGCGGAGGGATCGGCCAGCGGCGGCAGCGTGTACAGGCTGATCCGGTCGCACAGGCCGTCGTAGCGTTCCCGGGCCTTGCGTGCCGCCTCCTCCCAGGTGTCCGCGACCACGGCGAACTCGGGCACCAACTCGTCGGGCACCGCGCGCAGCAAACCCGCCTGGTCGCCGTTGGCCATCAGTTCATGCAGCCGGTCGTTGAGCGCCCCGTAGCCGTGCAGTTCCAACGGCGGGCGGTAGGTCCGGGTGGAGCCGTAGAAGGCCAACTGAGTACGGATGTATTCATCCATCCGCCGGCCCTCCTCGCCCTGCCCGACCAGGGTGAGTACCTGCGCGCTGACCGTGAAATCTGCCCGATCGCGGCCCGCCCTGCACAGACCTGCGTCTATCTCCGGCAGGGCCACCTCGCGCAGGTACCGGGCGCTGTGGAACGGGTGGATGTGCACCCCGTCCGCCACCTCGCCGGACATGCGCAACGCGACGGGGTTGACCGCCGCGAGGTAGGTGGGCGGCGGCGCGAACTGGATCGGGCCGGGGTTGAAGAAGTCGGGCAGCATGTCCAGGCGGTAGTGCTCGCCGCGGAATTTGAGCGGTGCATCGCCCTGGAAGGCGGCGTACATCTGACGCAACGCCAGAACCTGTTCGCGCAGCTTGGCCAATGGCGTGGCGAACGGCACCGAGAAGCGCCGCTCGTTGTGCCGTTTCACCTGCGTGCCCAGGCCCAGAATGAAGCGGCCGCGGCTGGCCCGCTGCAGTTCCCAGGCGGTCAGGGCGGTGACCATTGGGCTGCGCACGAACGCCAGCGCGACCGCCGTGCCGATGTCGATGCGGCTGGTCGCCTGCGCGGCGGTGGCGCACGACAGAAAGGGATTGCCGGCGACCTCGGTGGTCCACGCGCCGTCGAAGCCGGCGTCCTCGGCCAGCCGCACCGTGGTGGCCGCATCCTCCAGAACCGGGTTCACCAGCAACAGGTCGAGCTTCACGTGAGCGACCTCCGCCTCAGACCGGGTAGATGCCGTTGCGGCGCTCGGCCGGAAGGGCCGGCCGGCGGGAGTAGGCGGTGAACCGGACGATGAGGTCGTCGCGCAACCGGGCACCGGACACGACTTCCTCGACGGAGTTCTCCGAGGCGACCCGGAACACATCGATGTTCGCCTCGTACTCGACCCGTTTGGCGTCGATGAACGCGGCGCGCTCCACTTCGTCCTCGATAGCCACGATCCGGTTGTAGTGGATCGCGTTGACGGCCGCGGCCGGCCCCATCAGCGCCGGCTTCGCGGTGGCCAGCGCCAACACGGCGTCCGGCGCCGTCGGGCTGCCGGACATGGCCAGATAGCCGCCGCCGTAGGCCTTTCGGACCAGCACCGAGATGCGGGGGACCCGGGCCTGGCAGACGGCGAAGAGCATCTTGGCACCGTGCCGGATGATCCCCTGGCGCTCCACCTCGGCCCCGACCATGTAGCCGGCGTTGTCGCACAGGAACAGTAGGGGCACGTTGAACGCGTTGCAGATCCAGATGAAGCGCGCCGCCTTGTCCGAGGAATCGGCGAACAGCACGCCGGCCTTGTGCAGCGACTGGTTGGCGAGGATGCCCACCGAACGCCCGCCCAGGCGGGCGAATCCGCAGACAAGTTCGCGGGCGAACAGTTCCTTGTAGGGGAAGAACGTGCCCTCATCGACGATCGCGTCGATGAGCTCCTCGACGTCGAAGGGCACCGCTTCGTGGGTCGGCACGATCTCCTCGATCGACCGGCCCGCGGTGGCCGGCCACCCGGTGACCGCCGGCGGTTGCTGCTCCCAGGAGGACGGTAGGTAGGACAGCCAGACGCGCAGCGCCGCGATCGCCTCGGCGTCGCTGTCCACCAGCATGTCGCCGAGCCCCGAGTCGCGGCAGTGCATCTCCGCGCCGCCCATCTCCTCCATGCTCACCTGCTCCCCGGTGACCATCTCGGCCAGTCGGGGCGACCCGATGTACGCGGTGGCATGACCGCGCACCATCACCACGAAGTCGCACAGCCCCGGCACATAGGCCGAACCGGCGGGCGATGGGCCGAACAGCGCGCAGACCTGGGGCACCCGCCCGGAGAACTGCACCAGGTTGTAGAAGATGTTGCCCCACGCGTGCCGGCCGGCGTAGCTGTCGAACTGCTCGTCGATGCGGGCCCCGGCCGCGTCGACCAGATACAGGATCGGGACGCCGATGGCGTCGGCCCGCTGTTGCAGGTGGGTGATCTTCTCGAAGGTGCGCCGCCCCCAGGTGCCCGCTTTCACCGTGTAGTCGTTGGCGATCACCGCCACCGGCCGTCCGTCGACGTGGCCCATGCAGGTGACCACCGCGTCGCCGGCCAGTCCCTCCTCGGACCGGGCGAGCAGGCCGTCCTCGAAGTACGGCTCGTCGTCGAGCAGCAGGGCGAGGCGATCACGCACCAGCAGTCGCCCCGCGGCCACGTGCTTGGCGCGGGCCGTTTCCGACCCGCCGAGGCGGGCCGTCGCGAGCCGATCGGCCAGTTCCGCGTGGACGTCGCGTTCGGTGGTCACCGCGCCTCCTCGGTGGTGTCGCCGTCGCCGATCAGCACGACGACCTCGTCGGCGCGCACCGCCTGCCCTGGCGTCACGGCAACCTCGAGCACGGTGCCGGCGCGTTCGGCGGTGAGCGTCGACTCCATCTTCATTGCCTCGATCACGCACACCGGTTGGTCGACCACCACCCGGTCACCGACCTCCACCAGCACCTTGACGATGCGCCCTTGCATGGGGCTGATGACGGTGCCCGAGGACCCGCGTGAGCCGGCGGACTTGGTCCCACGCCGTCCGCTCGGCGGCGCACTCGCCGCCACACCGCGCTGCGCTGCGGCCTCGACGGCGTTGGTGAAACGGGGCACGGTGTACCACCGTCCGCCCACCTCAACCTCGGCGGCGGGGCACGGTGGGCCGGCCGCCGGTGCGGCCTGCGGGACGACGACGCCGGCCAGGTCGAGCCGCTCCTCGACCCAGCGGGTGGAATGCCGCGCGGCGCGAAAGTCGGCGTGGGCGAGGATCGCGAGATGGGCGGGGATGGTGGTGGCGATGCCCTGGATCTTCGTCTCACCCAGCGCCCGGACCATGCGCGCGATGGCCGTTGTGCGGTCTGCTCCGCACACCACCAGCTTGCCCACCAGGTTGTCGTAGAACGGTGGGACCTCGTCGCCCGCCTGGTAACCCGCGTCCCACCGCACACCGGGCCCACCGGCCGCGACCAGTGCGGTGATCGTGCCGGGGGAGGGCAGGAACCTTCCCCCGGTGGGGTCTTCGGCGTTGATCCGGCACTCGATGGCGTGCCCTCGACAGGCGACTTCGGCCTGGGTGAGGCGCAACGGTTCCCCGGCCGCCACCCGCAACTGCTCGACCACCAGGTCGATGCCGGTGGTCAGCTCGGTGACCGGGTGCTCGACCTGCAACCGGGTGTTCATCTCGAGAAACCAGAAATCCCCGGGCGGGTCGTAGAGGAACTCCACCGTCCCTGCGTTGATGTAGCCGCATGCCCGGGCCACCCGCACGGCCGCCTCGCCCATGGCCCGGCGCAGGTCGTCGGGGAAGTCCGGGGCCGGCGCCTCCTCCACCAACTTCTGGTGGCGGCGCTGGGCCGAGCAGTCGCGCTCGCCCAACCACAGGTAGTTGCCGTGCGCGTCGGCGAGGATCTGCATCTCGACGTGGCGCGGCCAGGTCAGGTACTTCTCGACGTAGCATTCGGCCCGCCCGAAACCCGCCAGCGCCTCCGAGCGCGCGGATTTGAAGGCGGCGGGCACCTCCTCGGGGGAACGCACCACCCGAATTCCCCGGCCACCCCCGCCGAAGGCCGCCTTGATCGCCACCGGCCAGCCGCACTGCTCACCGAAGGCGACGACCTGGTCGGCGCAGGTCAAGACCTCGGTGGTGCCCGGCACGCCGGCCACGCCGGCCTTCTCCGCGGCGATGCGGGAGGACACCTTGTCGCCCATGATCTCGATGGCCGCGGGCGGCGGCCCGACGAACACGACTCCGGCGGCGGTGA
The genomic region above belongs to Sporichthyaceae bacterium and contains:
- a CDS encoding acetyl-CoA carboxylase biotin carboxylase subunit, which translates into the protein MHRPFSKVLVANRGEIAVRVIRACRELGIATVAVHSDVDADSLHVRLADERYALGGQTAAESYLNTAAVLDALARSGAEALHPGYGFFSENADFARAITAAGVVFVGPPPAAIEIMGDKVSSRIAAEKAGVAGVPGTTEVLTCADQVVAFGEQCGWPVAIKAAFGGGGRGIRVVRSPEEVPAAFKSARSEALAGFGRAECYVEKYLTWPRHVEMQILADAHGNYLWLGERDCSAQRRHQKLVEEAPAPDFPDDLRRAMGEAAVRVARACGYINAGTVEFLYDPPGDFWFLEMNTRLQVEHPVTELTTGIDLVVEQLRVAAGEPLRLTQAEVACRGHAIECRINAEDPTGGRFLPSPGTITALVAAGGPGVRWDAGYQAGDEVPPFYDNLVGKLVVCGADRTTAIARMVRALGETKIQGIATTIPAHLAILAHADFRAARHSTRWVEERLDLAGVVVPQAAPAAGPPCPAAEVEVGGRWYTVPRFTNAVEAAAQRGVAASAPPSGRRGTKSAGSRGSSGTVISPMQGRIVKVLVEVGDRVVVDQPVCVIEAMKMESTLTAERAGTVLEVAVTPGQAVRADEVVVLIGDGDTTEEAR
- a CDS encoding TIGR03617 family F420-dependent LLM class oxidoreductase — encoded protein: MKLDLLLVNPVLEDAATTVRLAEDAGFDGAWTTEVAGNPFLSCATAAQATSRIDIGTAVALAFVRSPMVTALTAWELQRASRGRFILGLGTQVKRHNERRFSVPFATPLAKLREQVLALRQMYAAFQGDAPLKFRGEHYRLDMLPDFFNPGPIQFAPPPTYLAAVNPVALRMSGEVADGVHIHPFHSARYLREVALPEIDAGLCRAGRDRADFTVSAQVLTLVGQGEEGRRMDEYIRTQLAFYGSTRTYRPPLELHGYGALNDRLHELMANGDQAGLLRAVPDELVPEFAVVADTWEEAARKARERYDGLCDRISLYTLPPLADPSARKITAAFAG
- a CDS encoding cupin domain-containing protein, with amino-acid sequence MSTAEQRNFSTPDETRAFERGALDLMKIAGSEIGRLTLQPGWRWSDHVKPLAGTELCEAPHFQYHVQGTLRIRMHDGSEFDAVAGDVTALPHGHDAWVVGEEPVVVVDWWGASNYAK
- a CDS encoding acyl-CoA carboxylase subunit beta; the protein is MTTERDVHAELADRLATARLGGSETARAKHVAAGRLLVRDRLALLLDDEPYFEDGLLARSEEGLAGDAVVTCMGHVDGRPVAVIANDYTVKAGTWGRRTFEKITHLQQRADAIGVPILYLVDAAGARIDEQFDSYAGRHAWGNIFYNLVQFSGRVPQVCALFGPSPAGSAYVPGLCDFVVMVRGHATAYIGSPRLAEMVTGEQVSMEEMGGAEMHCRDSGLGDMLVDSDAEAIAALRVWLSYLPSSWEQQPPAVTGWPATAGRSIEEIVPTHEAVPFDVEELIDAIVDEGTFFPYKELFARELVCGFARLGGRSVGILANQSLHKAGVLFADSSDKAARFIWICNAFNVPLLFLCDNAGYMVGAEVERQGIIRHGAKMLFAVCQARVPRISVLVRKAYGGGYLAMSGSPTAPDAVLALATAKPALMGPAAAVNAIHYNRIVAIEDEVERAAFIDAKRVEYEANIDVFRVASENSVEEVVSGARLRDDLIVRFTAYSRRPALPAERRNGIYPV